One Caretta caretta isolate rCarCar2 chromosome 6, rCarCar1.hap1, whole genome shotgun sequence genomic region harbors:
- the LOC142072301 gene encoding olfactory receptor 5J3-like, with amino-acid sequence MMGKGNDTTVAEFILAGFTDYPELQVALFLIFLVVYVLTLLGNFGMIALIWTDSRFHTPMYLLLSNLSLVDLGYSSSIAPRVLVSLSRESKAISYAGCAAQMYFFLAFATTESFLLAVMAYDRYVAICTPLLYRLIISKRSCIWLLSSSYMAGVANATVFTSCTFQLSFCGPNVIDHYFCDVLPLMRLSCTDTHTNEMLLSLFAGSIQLTTILIILFSYLYVTAAILRIRSSEGRHKAFSTCTSHLTAVAIFYGTTCFTYLQPSSASSLERDQVISVFYTMVIPMLNPLIYSLRNKEVKDAMGRMLERRKFSQQL; translated from the exons ATGATGGGGAAA ggaaatgacACTACCGTGGCTGAATTCATCCTTGCAGGATTCACTGACTATCCAGAACTGCAGGTTGCCCTCTTCCTCATATTTCTGGTGGTTTATGTTCTCACCTTGCTGGGGAATTTTGGGATGATTGCCCTAATCTGGACGGACTCCCGATTTCACACCCCCATGTATCTCTTGCTCAGCAACTTGTCACTCGTTGACCTTGGCTACTCCTCATCCATCGCCCCCAGGGTGCTGGTGAGCCTCTCAAGGGAGAGTAAGGCCATTTCCTATGCTGGATGTGCTGCACAGATGTACTTTTTTCTTGCCTTTGCCACTACTGAGTCTTTCCTCCTTGCGGTGATGGCCTATGaccgttatgtggccatctgtaCTCCACTGCTCTATAGGCTCATCATATCCAAGAGGTCCTGCATCTGGCTCTTGTCTAGCTCCTACATGGCTGGGGTTGCAAATGCAACCGTGTTTACCAGCTGCACCTTTCAGCTGTCCTTCTGTGGGCCCAATGTAATCGATCATTActtttgtgatgtccttccgctCATGCGGCTCTCCTGCACTGACACTCACACCAATGAAATGCTGCTTTCTCTCTTTGCTGGTTCCATACAACTGACTACCATATTGATCATCCTCTTCTCGTATCTGTATGTTACTGCTGCCATACTGAGGATCCGCTCCTCCGAGGGCAGgcacaaagccttctccacctgcacctcCCACCTGACAGCCGTAGCTATATTCTATGGGACAACGTGCTTTACCTACTTACAACCCAGTTCCGCCTCCTCACTGGAGCGGGACCAGGTGATCTCTGTGTTCTACACGATGGTGATCCCCATGCTGAACCCCctgatctacagcctgaggaacaaggaggtgAAGGACGCCATGGGGAGAATGTTAGAGAGAAGAAAGTTCTCTCAGCAGCTTTGA